From the genome of Nicotiana tabacum cultivar K326 chromosome 17, ASM71507v2, whole genome shotgun sequence:
agtttttttcaatttttacaaaaaataattcggatatgggtaatgggtctttttaattaattaagatatatttagaattgaccaacaggacgatgatACCTGTCCCTCCGATTAAATGAGGGATATATTtaaacccaaagtatgactgcagggtatagataacccaatagtataacgaggggtattcttagaccatttttgaaagtagaggggtatatttgaccctTCGCCGAATTATAtattcctatatatatatatatatatatatataatttatgcaattaagttatttatttatttaggttACTTCTTcataaggaaaaaaaagaaagtaaaacaacTCTCCCACAAAGGAGAGTGGAATATGAGCTCAGTTCATCGGGTCCCATGATGTTATGATCCGTGTTTAGTATGTAGAGAGGATTCTATCCTTGCCAGCAATTCCTCTTTGTCGTGTTCACGACATATAAATGCTATGCTATCTCCACCAAAAACTCAACCTGAATCCAGTATCCGCCATTCTCCACCCTCTCACCACCTCAATGACTATCTGACACCGTCACCAACTTTCAAGTTGTTCTTCATAAAAGCGTGATCTCCCGCTGTTTTTCTCTATCTTCTAGTAATTAATagtaatactaccatttttctccTATTTCAATATCCAATCGGTTATTCTTTTTTTGCATTATTTGTACATCTTgtacaataattcaaatattGATCGAAGTTTAGATGTTTCAATGACGAGTGCCATCGGAAACGGTTCGTTCTTTTATCGTACTCCTTCAAAATTTGATGGTGCTGATACCTCGTCGGAAAAGTTAGGGGTTTTAAAGCTACGGGCATGTAATTTTTGCAGAGCTAAGTTATTGGGCTTACCGCCTTTAAGGGCAATGGAGGCTTCTAGAACCTCTCATATCAATGGAAAAGCCGAAAATGTTCATCAGCCAGGATACAATTCAAACGGTCAAGTGACCGCAAATGATTGTCGTGGCTTTTCTGGTATTGATTCgacttttatttttctctcttttttcaaaaatttattctaaTTTTTCTGAGGCACACACAATATGCCGGTAATTGCTAATTTTTTATGGAATATGGGAATGTAGCTTTTCAGCAGCAGGCGCGGTTTTGGATAAACTATAGTCTAtatatagtaaaaaaaaaattaacaatgtATGTTGAAGAAAATAATTGAACAATGTATACTTAACTATGATCTGAAATCTGAGCCCATTATCATGAAAAGTAGTTGATGCAATTAGCACTCACACTCTGGCTTTAAATAGAATCTGTCTTTCTATTGAAGCACTGCGAAATTATTCCCGACTCATATTGCTATTTCCTGTTGTGTCCAGTAAAAGTATTAGAAGTTGTTTACTTCTGATTTGCCTGGATTGTTTGGACATATTTTTTTCTTGCTTACTTGAATGAAACAACGATTTGAGTGAAGTTAGTTTTGGTGTCAAAAGTTGCAGTTACTGATGTGGTGAATTATCTAACTAGGTAAAAGTATACCTCGGATTTCTACAAACGGGAATTCAACGAACATTGTTTGGCACAAATGTTCTGTAGAGAAAAGTGACAGAGAGGAGTTGCTTCAGCAAAGGGGTTGTGTTATATGGATTACCGGTCTCAGTGGTTCAGGTTTGTTTAACATCCCGTAAGCTCATAGCAGCTATCAAATTCCTCTCTGCCGCTTTATATAATTTTATggatatatttttcatatgatgtaCTGGCCGTTTCTGTATATTCTGGGTTTTTTTCGCTTAGTATTCTGTACATGCGTGTGATACTTAAGAACAATGCACTATGTACAAGGAAACACAATTGAGTGCTATATGACTTGAAATATTTGTGATGTACTAAGTCAAATGGTAGATAGCAAATGAAGTAAATAGAAGAAGTATTAGAAAATAGGGGTAATGCCGGATTCAATGTGTTGGGGGGTTTGGAGATATGTCTTCCTTTGGAAAAAGACAATGGGAGACCTTTAAATGGGTTGTTCCCCACAAATCCATTTAAAGCTAGTGAACAAGTCTGAAGTGCTAATTAACCTTCCATTTTGTTACCAAGAAAAGCATTTCTAGTTTCTCCATCAGCTATTTTGCCAACATATTGTGGGTCTTAATGTaaattcaagatttaattgttgcaacCTCATATTTAATTGATTTTGAAGTACTAATTAGATTGTGTTTTTATATTTACttgttctttttctcctttcgggCTTGGTCAATGGATTCATCTGAAACTAGCAGAATTCAGAATGCtttttgtagatcaaaagattaGGCTGTCTTTCTCTAGGCATCACATTCACGGTATTTGTAATGATCTCATTTGCAGTAGCATGTTGATATTTGGTTATAATTCTTTTAGTTATTAAATGGTTATTCTGGAAGTCATGCTAACTGCTTTGCTACTTGAAAATCATAGATCAGCATGACAGCATTCAGCTATAGTATACTCCTGCAGTTTTATTTTCTCCGGTCATGCTTAGCTGATTACAATACAACATTAAGATATGACAGAATCATGTCTACCAGATTTGGATATTTATCCTACCAGAAGTTTGCTTGATGAATACTGCTTTATCTAAGGAGCCATTCATCAGTAGACCAGGGAATAAGTATCTGAAAACCTGGAGCTGTAGCTAAAATACTGGAAAACAGTGTGTCAAACATGTCAGCATCAAACGGTGCACATGAATGCGATTTCAATCTGGTCTCTTTCAGACTGCTCAGTTGAATTCAAACATTATCTGTGAACAAGCTGGTTTAAAGTTATTATGCGAGTAGACATACTTGGAAGCACATGAATGATTGTGGCAAAACATCTTAATACACGGCCACTTATTTTGTTCTCATtgcttaatttttcttttttattagcACCAACCgcattaccccccccccccccaaaagacCCCCTTAAAAAAAAAGTCATCAAGCAGTACTGTTATCCTTATAGCTCTTATTGCCTGGTTTCTTTCTTCAGTCTATGAGCTGTTTGAATTGACACTttatatttttccatttttaaataTTAAACATGATTTCAGGGAAGAGCACTTTGGCATGTGCTCTAAGTCGTGGCTTACATGCTAGAGGAAAACTCACCTACATCCTTGATGGTGATAATGTTCGCCATGGTCTGAATCGTGACCTTAGTTTTGGAGCTGAAGATCGGGCAGAAAATATAAGACGGATTGGTTTGTTTCTACCTTTCCCGTGTTGTAATCCCATCATGTTGTTCCTTCTGGGATCTAACAATTGCATATGGTTATTTCACAGGGGAAGTGGCTAAGCTTTTGGCAGATGCTGGAGTTATTTGCATTGCCAGTTTGATATCTCCCTACAGAAAGGAGCGAGATGCCTGCCGTGCTTTACTACCTGAAGGGGATTTCATTGAGGTTCGTAATAGGAATGGTACCCAAAGGATTAGCTTCTCAAGTGAGAGCTTGCTTGTTTGGCACATCTAAACAGCTGATTGAGCTGGCTAATTTTTAGGTTTTCATGGATGTTCCTCTACGTGTATGTGAGGCAAGGGACCCTAAGGGATTGTATAAGCTTGCTCGAGCTGGAAAGATAAAAGGTGCTATCTGCTATATCAGCAtctcctcttttctctttttcttttttgtgaaccaaggaaa
Proteins encoded in this window:
- the LOC107801138 gene encoding adenylyl-sulfate kinase 3 isoform X1, translating into MTSAIGNGSFFYRTPSKFDGADTSSEKLGVLKLRACNFCRAKLLGLPPLRAMEASRTSHINGKAENVHQPGYNSNGQVTANDCRGFSGKSIPRISTNGNSTNIVWHKCSVEKSDREELLQQRGCVIWITGLSGSGKSTLACALSRGLHARGKLTYILDGDNVRHGLNRDLSFGAEDRAENIRRIGEVAKLLADAGVICIASLISPYRKERDACRALLPEGDFIEVFMDVPLRVCEARDPKGLYKLARAGKIKGFTGIDDPYEPPLKSEIVLRQNQGLCDSPNDLADVVISYLDKNGYLKA
- the LOC107801138 gene encoding adenylyl-sulfate kinase, chloroplastic isoform X2, which encodes MEASRTSHINGKAENVHQPGYNSNGQVTANDCRGFSGKSIPRISTNGNSTNIVWHKCSVEKSDREELLQQRGCVIWITGLSGSGKSTLACALSRGLHARGKLTYILDGDNVRHGLNRDLSFGAEDRAENIRRIGEVAKLLADAGVICIASLISPYRKERDACRALLPEGDFIEVFMDVPLRVCEARDPKGLYKLARAGKIKGFTGIDDPYEPPLKSEIVLRQNQGLCDSPNDLADVVISYLDKNGYLKA